The nucleotide sequence GACGGCCCATCGCTTCGATCTTGAGACGCACACAACAACCGTTGACGTTGGGCGAGAACCCGCTGTCAGTGGCAACCGTTCCACCCAAAACTTCGAACGCAATGACATCGCGCGCGGCCATTATTGTTGTGCTCCCGCTCCACCGATGCGGACGATTCGCCCGGCTGCCGGGCTGTCTTCACGCACGGTCAAATCAAATGCCGCGTTCGTCAGGTCGTATCGTTTGAACGTCTTTGCCGGATCCACCACTGCGAACTTGTTCCACGGTTTCGGAGGGGCCTGAAACGCGAAGTTGTTCTCGGCTTCGACCCCATTTGCCGCCAGGTTGTAAGTGGGCGAGATATTGTTTCTCACCACGACGTTCTCGGGGTCCGCTCCCCCTTCACTTGCTCGGCGAGGGAATACACCGATCCAGCACGGGCTTCGTGATGGGTCTCCCTGGTACAGCACGGTATTATTCTCAATGACACAGTCATTCATCCCGTACAGACCGATTCCGTGTGGCGCGGTCGCCATCACAACATTGTCTCTGACCACGAAGTGGGCGAAGGTCCCATCAAAGACCGCGATGCCTTGAAACGTCGCGGTTCCGATCGGCGGAATCGATTTGTATTTTCCGGTCGAGTACGCCACGAAATTCCCCTCAATGAGGACGTTTCGCAGTGGCTCGTGTGCGAAGTTCCACCCTTGCATTCCGTCATGGTGGAACTGATTTGATTTGAGGTCGTAAAGATCAGTGATCCGATTGCGGGTGATCTTCAGGTTGCTGGCGGAGTGCTGAATGCCATCATTGATGAAGTACTCAATCGTGTTCGAGTCGAC is from Schlesneria sp. DSM 10557 and encodes:
- a CDS encoding right-handed parallel beta-helix repeat-containing protein translates to MATKPKVFYCDPIKGSSSGDGSRSRPWGTLEAVVKARLVNGADPAKGAVHAGDTIKLMSGDHGRPVLQGPEFAATDVITVEALDGHQPVMSQMTGTGLTNWTFRGLAVQLPDVALPKWSMVWRLTDVTGVTVEDCDIRTAADATTWTDREWEARCPWYGLWIRGTEISVRKNRLYGLENCVFVEGDRIAVDSNTIEYFINDGIQHSASNLKITRNRITDLYDLKSNQFHHDGMQGWNFAHEPLRNVLIEGNFVAYSTGKYKSIPPIGTATFQGIAVFDGTFAHFVVRDNVVMATAPHGIGLYGMNDCVIENNTVLYQGDPSRSPCWIGVFPRRASEGGADPENVVVRNNISPTYNLAANGVEAENNFAFQAPPKPWNKFAVVDPAKTFKRYDLTNAAFDLTVREDSPAAGRIVRIGGAGAQQ